The region GTGACCTGGAACTGCCCGTGGCCGCCGATGCCGTCGCCCGCCATGAAGGCCCCGGTGACCTCGTCGTGGCCCTCGTGCACGCGGTAGTTGAAGCTCGCTTCGAACGCGCCGCCGGCGACCCCGGCGATCTGGATGGAACTGCCGACCAGGTCGTAGGAACGGGGCTGCTGGACGTCGATGGACATGGCTGTGCCTTCCGTCGCTCAGAACCGCCGACGCTACCCCTTCACCCGTTAGTAGAGTGACGACCCGGGCTGATTCACCCTTTCGGTATCGCCGGTTCCGGTGCACCCCGCTTGGCGCAGCGACCTGACCGCAGCATCCGCGCCAGTTGCCGGCTGCGACGACCGATCGGCCGCCGCAGCCGGCGAACAACCGTCCTGAGTGGAGGGTGGTCGGGCCGCGCGCGGTCGACCGTGTCAGCGGAAGTCGTCGAGGTGGTCGGCCAGCCACTCCCGGAACGTCCGGGCGGGCGCGTGCGTCACGTCCGCCACGTCGGAGGTCGGGGGCACCGGGTGGTCGACCAGTTCGGCGAACCCGCCGATCACCTGGCGGGCGACGTCGTCGGGCAGCAGGCCGGCGTACGTGCGGTCGTCGTCGGGGTCGACCTCGTGCCAGCGCAGCGGCCGGCCGATCGCCTCGCCGATGGCCCGCACCTGCTCCGCCCTGGTCAGCAGTTCCGGGCCGGTGAGCTGGTACTTGGCCTCGTCGTGCCCGTCCTCGGTCAGCGCCCGGACGGCGACGGCGGCGATGTCGGCCTCGTGCAGCAGGGTGTGCGCGGCCTGCCCGTACGCGCCGCGCACCTCGTCGCCGGCCCGGACCTGCCCGGCCCAGGCGCGGGTGTTGGCCGCGAAACCGTGCGCCCGCAGGAACGTCCAGCGCACGCCGGACTCCACGACGGCCCGCTCCACCACGGCGTGGAAGTGGCCGATGGGGTTCGTCTGCTCGGCCAGCCGGTCGTCCACCGCGCCCGTGGACAGCAGCACGACCCGGGACGCGTTCGCGGCGATCGCCCGCGCGACCTCCGCCGCGCTCCCGGTGTCGGGGGAGGGCCACATCAGGAACACCGCGTCCACGCCCTCGGCCACCGCGCGGATCGTCGCGGGGTCGGTGTGGTCGCCGCGCACGACCTCCACGCCCTCCGGGAACCCGGTCGTGCCGCGGGTCAGCGCACGCGGGGCGAGCCCGGCGGCGAGCAACTGCCGCACCACCTGGCCGCCGACGTTCCCGGTCGCGCCGGTCACCAGAATCCTGCCGTCCGCCAACGTTTCCTCCTCGTTCGGTGGTGGCGACGGTAGGTGCGGGGGCGGCGGCCCGGTAAGGGCTTACTCCGACGTAAGCTCATGGCGTGGGAGTAGGAGTCCAGGCAGGCGAGCCCCGACGTGACCGGTTCCACAAGGACTGCCCGGGGTGGGAGCTCTACCGGCACGTCGCGAACCGGTGGGGCGTGCTGATCCTGAGCGCGCTGGACGAGGGGCCGCTGCGGTTCCACGCGGTGCGCGACCAGGTCGGCGGGATCAGCGAGAAGGTGCTCTCGCAGAACCTCCGCGACCTGGTCCGCGACGGCCTGCTGCACCGCGAGGTGGAGCCGTCCACGCCGCCGAAGGTCACTTACTCGCTGACCCCGTTGGGAGACCAGCTGACCGCACGGGTGCGGGTGCTGCTGGAGTGGGTGGGCGCGAACTTCGACGAGGTGCTGGCCGCCCGCCGCCACCACGACGGCTGACCACCCGCACCCGGCCGCTCTCGCGTCGAGCCCGCCATGAGGGTGCCCGGTCTGCCGCGTGTCGAGCCCGTCGCGACCGGGCCACTGCGGGCCGGTTCGGGGGCGGGTGTCGTAGGACGGTCGGTCCAGCGATAACGGGTCGCGATCGGGCGGGGTGCGTGCCTACTGTGCGGGCATGGACTGGAAGCGGAAGGTCGGGCGGGTCGGGGTGCTCACGGGGGCGGGGATCTCCACCGATTCCGGCATCCCCGACTACCGCGGTGCCAACGGGGTGTGGACGACCGACCCCGAGGCGGTCGGCGCGTTCACCCTCGACCGGTTCCTGTCCTCCGCCGACGCCCGCGCCCGGCTGTGGTCGTCCTACCTCGGCCACGCCGCGTGGCGGGCCGAGCCCAACTCCGCCCACCGCGCGCTCGCCCGGCTGAGCCGGTCCGGCGTCGCGACCCGGGTGCTCACCCAGAACGTCGACGGGCTGCACCAGCGGGCCGGGGTGCCGGCGGGCAAGGTGCTCGAACTGCACGGCACCATGCGGGACACGACGTGCACCGCGTGCGGCGACACCACCCCGACCGAACAGGTGCTGGCGCGCGACGAGAGCGACCCGGCCTGCCCGAAGTGCGGCGGCATCCTCAAGCCCGCCGTGGTGC is a window of Saccharothrix espanaensis DSM 44229 DNA encoding:
- a CDS encoding SDR family oxidoreductase; the protein is MADGRILVTGATGNVGGQVVRQLLAAGLAPRALTRGTTGFPEGVEVVRGDHTDPATIRAVAEGVDAVFLMWPSPDTGSAAEVARAIAANASRVVLLSTGAVDDRLAEQTNPIGHFHAVVERAVVESGVRWTFLRAHGFAANTRAWAGQVRAGDEVRGAYGQAAHTLLHEADIAAVAVRALTEDGHDEAKYQLTGPELLTRAEQVRAIGEAIGRPLRWHEVDPDDDRTYAGLLPDDVARQVIGGFAELVDHPVPPTSDVADVTHAPARTFREWLADHLDDFR
- a CDS encoding winged helix-turn-helix transcriptional regulator, with product MGVGVQAGEPRRDRFHKDCPGWELYRHVANRWGVLILSALDEGPLRFHAVRDQVGGISEKVLSQNLRDLVRDGLLHREVEPSTPPKVTYSLTPLGDQLTARVRVLLEWVGANFDEVLAARRHHDG
- a CDS encoding SIR2 family NAD-dependent protein deacylase yields the protein MDWKRKVGRVGVLTGAGISTDSGIPDYRGANGVWTTDPEAVGAFTLDRFLSSADARARLWSSYLGHAAWRAEPNSAHRALARLSRSGVATRVLTQNVDGLHQRAGVPAGKVLELHGTMRDTTCTACGDTTPTEQVLARDESDPACPKCGGILKPAVVLFGQHLDETVLGQAQIIAGASEVFLAVGTTLQVEPVASLCEIAVRAGADLVIVNRDPTPYDDVASAVIREPIGTALDWICDALAGHQSAAPAKDVPVGE